CCGCGAGCCGGAGATCGGGCTCGCGCACCTCGACGGCGTGGTCGCCCTCGGCTGGCCACGGCCGCCCGTCGGCGCGCACGCAAGCCCAGGTCTGGTCGCCCGGGCCGCTGAGCACCAGCACCCGGCCGCCGCCGGCGACCGGCCGCAGCCCCTCGACCATCACGTCGTGACGCGCGCCGTCGGGTGCAGTCATCTGCGCGGGCGTCCGGCGGCGCACCTGGAAGACCGGCCCCTCGAAGCGCGTGTGCGGGACGTCGACCAGTCGGGCCGGGTTGACCGGCCCTCGGACCCGGCCCTGCTGGACGCCGGTGCCCGCGACGTCCTGCTGCCACGCCTCGCTCTCGCGGGCGCCGATCTCTGCCGGAGTGAGACCGTCCCAGCGACGGGTCACGGACGCTCCCTCAGTACGAGGTGTCGCACGCCATCAGCTCCCACGGTGTTCTCGACCACATCGAACGCGGTGTTGCTCGGGAACAGGATCTCACCCTCGCCGCGGTAGGCCGAGAACGGGCTGACGTCCACGCCGCTCTGCCCCTCCACGGTGATGCGGGTCGGGTTGTCCTTCGAGGGGTCGATGAAGCCTTCGGCGACGCTCGGGCTGTGCGAGCTGCTCGAGAAGGCCGGGTCGTTGTACTGACCGGTGCGGCCGATGTCGTCGACGACGGAGTCGGGCAGGTTGGTGCCACGGTAGGTCGTGCCGGGCTGGGCCGGCAGCTCGGAGATGCCCTGGTTGGTGGCGTTAATCCGGGCCTCCACGGCCGGGTCTCCCGTGGGGAAGCGCAGCTCGGAGTTCATCCGCGTGTAGCCGTCGTTGGTGGTGTAGTCGTGCAGGCCGCGGATGCCCTCGGTGGAGAGCTCGGGGTGCTGGGCGTGCACCTCGTCGACCCACGACTCGATGTCGGGATGGCCGTGCGACAGGCCGTCGCCCGGCGCGTGGGGGATGTCGTCAAACTTGCCCACGTCAGCGAGGTTGTCGAGCTTGTTCAGGTCGCCGAGGTTGTCGAGCTTGCTCAGGTCCCCCAGGTTGTCGAGCTTGTTCATGTCGGCCAGCGCGTCGAAGGCATCGAGGGTGCCCTTGGTGCCCCGCGTGGCGACAGCGCCGGTGCCTGCCGTCAGCACGGCGACGACCGCGTCGGGCACCAGGTGGCCCAGGGCACGGGCGGGGTCGTCGGCCCAGGTGTCCCAGTCGAGCAGGGCCTTGCCGACGTTCTTGCCGAACCCGACCGGGTCCTCCTGCAGGGCGTTCCACATGCCCTCCACCGTCTCGAAGGACAGCTCGTACTTCTTCATCAGCTCCTGGGGCGTGAGGTCGCCGGTGCCGACCTTCCAGGCATCGCTGATCATGTTGACCGGGCTGAACGGGAACATCGTCAGCAGGTCCCAAACCGCCTCGCCGGCACCCTCGATGATGCCGCCGACGAACTTCAGGCCCGACTCCAGCCAGTTGGGCTCCTCGGGTGCGTCCGCGCAGCCGGCCCGGACCTGACCCGCACACGTGTGGGCTGCGTTGTCGAGCGTCGACTTCGCGTCGTTGAACTCCGCGACCGCGTTGTCACGGATCGCCTGGCCCGGATCGTCGAACGGGATGATCGTGAGCGACGAATAGACCCCCGCCGCCAGCTTCTGCTGGGCATCGGCCACGTCCGCGTCGTACGCCGCCTTGGCACTGTCGGTGACCTGGTCGCCGCGGTCGTACTCACCCTCGGCCCAGTCGGCCGTGACCTGGGCGTCCTGCACGGCGTCCGCATAGGTCAGCAGGGCAGCACCGGCCTTCTTGAACCCGTTGCCGGCCTTGACCCAGCGTTCCGGCTCCAGGTCATGCGCGTCGCGGAAGTGGTCGGCCGCCCGCCCGGTCCAGCCCGCGGTGTCGATCTTCGAGAGCGCGTCGCCGGTGTCGTAGAAGACCTGACCCTTGTCAGAGGTGGTCTGCGCCCGGGACCGGATCGCGCCCGGGTTGCCCCGGATGGTGAAGTCGGGCATCTCAGTCGAGCACCTTCACCGCGGCGACCGTGCTCGCGACGCCCTTGAGGGCGTCGTACCCGGCCTTGTCGGTCTCGAAGTAGTTCATCGCGATCTTGCCGAGCCGGCCGGCCATCTCCTCGATGTCCTGGCAGAGGTTGTTGACGCCCTCCTCCCACCGGTTCTTGAACTCGTCGACGGCGTCCCAGACGACGTCACTGCCGAGGTCGTCCTCGGACGGCACCAGATCCTCGACGTCCTTGTCCTTGAAAAGCTTGAGGGTGTCGTTGAGGCCCTGGGCGGCCTTGCC
This is a stretch of genomic DNA from Nocardioides sp. InS609-2. It encodes these proteins:
- a CDS encoding putative T7SS-secreted protein, producing MPDFTIRGNPGAIRSRAQTTSDKGQVFYDTGDALSKIDTAGWTGRAADHFRDAHDLEPERWVKAGNGFKKAGAALLTYADAVQDAQVTADWAEGEYDRGDQVTDSAKAAYDADVADAQQKLAAGVYSSLTIIPFDDPGQAIRDNAVAEFNDAKSTLDNAAHTCAGQVRAGCADAPEEPNWLESGLKFVGGIIEGAGEAVWDLLTMFPFSPVNMISDAWKVGTGDLTPQELMKKYELSFETVEGMWNALQEDPVGFGKNVGKALLDWDTWADDPARALGHLVPDAVVAVLTAGTGAVATRGTKGTLDAFDALADMNKLDNLGDLSKLDNLGDLNKLDNLADVGKFDDIPHAPGDGLSHGHPDIESWVDEVHAQHPELSTEGIRGLHDYTTNDGYTRMNSELRFPTGDPAVEARINATNQGISELPAQPGTTYRGTNLPDSVVDDIGRTGQYNDPAFSSSSHSPSVAEGFIDPSKDNPTRITVEGQSGVDVSPFSAYRGEGEILFPSNTAFDVVENTVGADGVRHLVLRERP